Genomic window (Terriglobales bacterium):
GCCAGAGCAAACGCGATCCAGGCGCCCAGCCGGCCGGTGATTCGCCCCAGGCATTCCTGCGCCAGCACGTATCCCAGCCCCATGATGAAGAAGGTGGTGAACACCAACGCCATCAGCACACCGTGAGCGGTGAGGGAGACATAGTAGAGAGACTCACTGCGACGGGGAAACTCGACGTCGGCCACCGAGAGTGCTTGCAGCACCCCCATCGCGGAGGCCACCGCGAAGGCCGCGATGGCGACCCCGATATGCGTGCTGGCCAGGGTGTGACGTCCGGTCATGGCGTCCCTACTTGACAATCAACTTGCCCACCATCCCGTGGTGCAGGATGCCGCAGTATTCGTGGCAGGCAATGACGTACTCGCCGGGCTTGGTGAAGGTGACGGTGAACTGGCTGACGTAACCAGGAATGGCCATGGCGTTGGCGTTCGTTCCCACGATCTCAAACCCGTGCACCACGTCGCTGCTGGTCACTCGGAACGTCACCGGACGATTGGCAGGAACCTCGATCGGGTCGGGGGTAAAGGCGTACGTTTCTGCCACCACCGAAACCACCAGGCTGCCATCCGGACGCGTGACCACCGCGGGATTGGCGAACTCGGGATAGTGGATCAGGGCCGTCGGGTCCATGGTTTCCAGGTGACTGGGCGGCTGGACGGCCTGCAACCCTGCCGTCAGGAAGATGGCGCCCAGGAACATCACGATCAGGCCTGCCGCGGCCCACATCCAGATTCGCTCGTAGAGTTCGACGTTCATGCGCTCATCCTGCTCCATCTTAGGGGTGAGGACTACCCCGCCCCAGGAACAGGAACAAATACATGCCCAGCCAGCCCAGCCCGAACAGCAACCCAAACATGATTACGATAGCCAGCGTGCCGCGAGGGTGCTCGAACCCCTCCGGGAGGTCGTCGCTCCTGCCCTGCTGCGTTGATTGCTCTGCCTCAGGCATCGGCTCCTTCCACTCTTCCT
Coding sequences:
- a CDS encoding cytochrome c oxidase subunit II; protein product: MNVELYERIWMWAAAGLIVMFLGAIFLTAGLQAVQPPSHLETMDPTALIHYPEFANPAVVTRPDGSLVVSVVAETYAFTPDPIEVPANRPVTFRVTSSDVVHGFEIVGTNANAMAIPGYVSQFTVTFTKPGEYVIACHEYCGILHHGMVGKLIVK